Proteins found in one Sorghum bicolor cultivar BTx623 chromosome 1, Sorghum_bicolor_NCBIv3, whole genome shotgun sequence genomic segment:
- the LOC8059426 gene encoding E3 ubiquitin ligase PQT3-like isoform X3 — translation MAVYYKFKSARDYDSIPIEGQFISVANLKERIFESKHLGRGTDFDLMISNAQTDEEYADEATMIPKNTSVLIRRIPGRPRKPIVTEPDESKAAEDGVEQVMPTASAFLGDSSMKYHEESEWDDEFGNELYVSDSVPSQPACQAVDDSENKVDEDSKIKALIDTSALDYSQIPDGYGSGRGYGRGMGGRMMPGRGFGRLERRTPPPGYVCHRCKVPGHFIQHCPTNGDARYDVKRMKPPTGIPKSMLMQTPDGSYALPSGAGAVLKPNEAAFEKEIEGLPTTRSVGDLPPELRCPLCKEVMKDAVLTSKCCFRSFCDKCIRDYLINKSMCVCGATSILADDLLPNKTLRETINRILEAPPTSSTENVGSMVQVQDTESALPVQPKLRSPAVSAASKEEAKASTPVEESPDAESLNGAKATNIDASSSDKKATTVPDIAEGTMDSKKAKEDKPVETTPVAKDSQEKFPAGEQASAVKKKKKKKPRVPGNAEEQWKNFQDFGAENFPGMPLGPTGAFNPYWGGGMPLPMDYMGAPFPGPMPYMGYPPGPFDPFGGGVLPQDPFMPPGYMMPGVPRDLSELAVNTMGLNMGPPVVSREEFDPRKPEHRRRREMDRFNERERERDRSRERERGRSLDRERERGRSLERERERERERERDRSLERERERVREQECSREGDRERQRARDRDSRREARASPGAINDSTSMRRKDRSRSQPDRSERSPDRQSRRSSSSGKKRSSSDRYDDVQLPPPPPPASRHEAEPAKSKASVFSRISFPGDGANPSDAKRSRRASDKPPAHSSSSSKKSAAAEGGGDARGHRHHQQNHREGAAAEEEKRRPGGEYYGGTDEEEESEEEEQHFKRRPSSSSRREREQEAQEEQPRHSRRSRDHKRR, via the exons ATGGCTGTGTATTACAAGTTCAAGAGTGCTAGAGACTATGACTCAATTCCGATCGAGGGGCAATTCATCTCTGTTGCCAACTTGAAGGAGCGGATTTTTGAGTCCAAGCATCTTGGCAGGGGCACAGATTTTGACCTTATGATCTCAAATGCTCAGACTGATGAAG AGTACGCTGATGAGGCCACTATGATACCAAAAAATACGTCAGTATTGATTCGGCGGATACCAGGACGGCCAAGGAAGCCTATTGTCACAGAACCTGACGA GTCAAAAGCTGCAGAAGATGGTGTAGAACAAGTCATGCCCACTGCAAGTGCTTTTCTTGGTGATTCATCTATGAAATAT CATGAAGAATCTGAGTGGGATGATGAGTTTGGCAACGAATTATATGTTTCTGATTCGGTTCCTTCGCAGCCTGCTTGCCAGGCGGTTGATGATTCTGAAAACAAAGTTGATGAGGATAGTAAAATAAAAGCACTTATTGATACATCCGCCCTTGACTATAG CCAAATCCCTGATGGTTATGGTTCTGGAAGAGGCTATGGTAGAGGGATGGGTGGCAGAATGATGCCTGGCCGTGGCTTTG GACGGCTGGAACGCAGGACACCTCCTCCAGGTTATGTTTGTCACAGATGTAAAGTACCTG GTCATTTTATTCAACATTGCCCCACAAATGGTGATGCTAGATATGATGTGAAAAGGATGAAACCCCCAACTGGTATTCCAAAATCAATGCTAATGCAAACTCCGGATGGCTCATATGCACTACCAAGTGGGGCTGGTGCTGTTTTGAAGCCAAATGA AGCTGCTTTTGAGAAGGAGATAGAGGGCCTACCTACCACACGTTCTGTTGGTGATCTTCCACCAGAGCTACGCTGCCCATTGTGCAAAGAAGTAATGAAGGATGCTGTTCTAACTAGTAAATGCTGCTTTAGGAGTTTCTGCGATAAAT GCATCAGGGATTACCTAATTAATAAGTCAATGTGTGTCTGTGGTGCCACAAGCATATTAGCCGATGATCTTCTCCCTAACAAAACTCTAAGAGAAACCATCAACCGCATATTAGAGGCACCACCAACTAGCAGTACGGAAAATGTGGGAAGCATGGTGCAAGTACAGG ACACGGAGTCAGCTCTACCTGTGCAACCTAAGCTTAGGTCTCCTGCTGTTTCTGCTGCTTCAAAGGAAGAGGCTAAAGCATCCACACCTGTAGAAGAGTCTCCAGATGCTGAGAGCCTCAATGGAGCAAAAGCTACAAATATCGATGCGAGTTCTTCAGATAAGAAAGCCACAACAGTTCCGGATATTGCTGAAGGGACGATGGATTCTAAGAAGGCGAAAGAAGATAAACCAGTGGAAACAACTCCAGTGGCAAAAGATTCTCAAGAAAAGTTTCCTGCAGGGGAACAAG cttcagcggtgaagaagaagaaaaagaagaagccaCGTGTTCCTGGAAATG CTGAGGAGCAAtggaaaaattttcaagattttggaGCTGAAAATTTTCCGGGAATGCCCTTGGGTCCAACTGGAGCATTCAACCCGTACTGGGGCGGAGGAATGCCATTGCCAATGGATTACATGGGTGCACCGTTTCCCGGTCCCATGCCCTACATGGGTTATCCACCAGGTCCATTTGACCCTTTTGGTGGGGGTGTTCTCCCACAAGATCCATTTATGCCCCCAGGATACATGATGCCAGGAGTTCCTAG GGATCTTTCTGAATTAGCTGTTAACACTATGGGACTAAACATGGGCCCGCCAGTTGTGAGCAGAGAAGAATTTGATCCCAGGAAACCTGAACATAGGAGGCGGCGTGAAATGGATCGGTTCAATGAAAG GGAAAGAGAGCGTGACCGTTCTCGAGAGCGGGAGCGGGGTCGTTCCCTGGATCGGGAGCGGGAGCGTGGTCGTTCcctggagagggagagggagagggagagggagcggGAGCGTGACCGTTCCTTGGAGAGGGAACGAGAGCGGGTGCGGGAGCAGGAGTGTTCCCGGGAGGGTGACCGTGAGCGGCAGCGAGCCAGGGACAGGGACTCCCGCAGAGAGGCCAGAGCATCACCAGGGGCCATTAATGATAGTACCTCGATGAGGCGGAAGGAT AGGTCGAGGTCCCAGCCGGACAGGTCGGAGCGCAGCCCCGACCGGCAGTCGCGTCGCTCCTCCAGCTCCGGCAAGAAGCGCTCCTCCTCCGACCGCTACGACGACGTCCAGCTCCCACCTCCCCCGCCGCCCGCGTCGCGGCACGAGGCCGAGCCCGCCAAGTCTAAGGCCAGCGTCTTCTCCCGCATCAGCTTCCCCGGAGACGGCGCCAACCCTTCGGACGCCAAGCGCAGCCGCAGGGCCTCCGACAAGCCCCCAGCgcactcctcttcctcctccaagAAGAGCGCCGCGGCAGAGGGCGGTGGTGACGCCCgcggccaccgccaccaccagcaGAACCACCGTGAGGGCGCGGCGGCAGAGGAAGAGAAGCGTAGGCCTGGTGGCGAGTACTACGGCGGCACGGACGAAGAGGAGGAGAGCGAGGAAGAGGAGCAGCACTTCAAGCGACGGCCGTCCTCGTCCTCCCGGCGTGAGCGCGAGCAGGAGGCGCAGGAAGAGCAGCCGCGGCACTCGCGACGGTCCAGGGACCACAAGCGCCGGTGA
- the LOC8059426 gene encoding E3 ubiquitin ligase PQT3-like isoform X4: MAVYYKFKSARDYDSIPIEGQFISVANLKERIFESKHLGRGTDFDLMISNAQTDEEYADEATMIPKNTSVLIRRIPGRPRKPIVTEPDESKAAEDGVEQVMPTASAFLGDSSMKYHEESEWDDEFGNELYVSDSVPSQPACQAVDDSENKVDEDSKIKALIDTSALDYSQIPDGYGSGRGYGRGMGGRMMPGRGFGRLERRTPPPGYVCHRCKVPGHFIQHCPTNGDARYDVKRMKPPTGIPKSMLMQTPDGSYALPSGAGAVLKPNEAAFEKEIEGLPTTRSVGDLPPELRCPLCKEVMKDAVLTSKCCFRSFCDKCIRDYLINKSMCVCGATSILADDLLPNKTLRETINRILEAPPTSSTENVGSMVQVQDTESALPVQPKLRSPAVSAASKEEAKASTPVEESPDAESLNGAKATNIDASSSDKKATTVPDIAEGTMDSKKAKEDKPVETTPVAKDSQEKFPAGEQAVKKKKKKKPRVPGNAEEQWKNFQDFGAENFPGMPLGPTGAFNPYWGGGMPLPMDYMGAPFPGPMPYMGYPPGPFDPFGGGVLPQDPFMPPGYMMPGVPRDLSELAVNTMGLNMGPPVVSREEFDPRKPEHRRRREMDRFNERERERDRSRERERGRSLDRERERGRSLERERERERERERDRSLERERERVREQECSREGDRERQRARDRDSRREARASPGAINDSTSMRRKDRSRSQPDRSERSPDRQSRRSSSSGKKRSSSDRYDDVQLPPPPPPASRHEAEPAKSKASVFSRISFPGDGANPSDAKRSRRASDKPPAHSSSSSKKSAAAEGGGDARGHRHHQQNHREGAAAEEEKRRPGGEYYGGTDEEEESEEEEQHFKRRPSSSSRREREQEAQEEQPRHSRRSRDHKRR; the protein is encoded by the exons ATGGCTGTGTATTACAAGTTCAAGAGTGCTAGAGACTATGACTCAATTCCGATCGAGGGGCAATTCATCTCTGTTGCCAACTTGAAGGAGCGGATTTTTGAGTCCAAGCATCTTGGCAGGGGCACAGATTTTGACCTTATGATCTCAAATGCTCAGACTGATGAAG AGTACGCTGATGAGGCCACTATGATACCAAAAAATACGTCAGTATTGATTCGGCGGATACCAGGACGGCCAAGGAAGCCTATTGTCACAGAACCTGACGA GTCAAAAGCTGCAGAAGATGGTGTAGAACAAGTCATGCCCACTGCAAGTGCTTTTCTTGGTGATTCATCTATGAAATAT CATGAAGAATCTGAGTGGGATGATGAGTTTGGCAACGAATTATATGTTTCTGATTCGGTTCCTTCGCAGCCTGCTTGCCAGGCGGTTGATGATTCTGAAAACAAAGTTGATGAGGATAGTAAAATAAAAGCACTTATTGATACATCCGCCCTTGACTATAG CCAAATCCCTGATGGTTATGGTTCTGGAAGAGGCTATGGTAGAGGGATGGGTGGCAGAATGATGCCTGGCCGTGGCTTTG GACGGCTGGAACGCAGGACACCTCCTCCAGGTTATGTTTGTCACAGATGTAAAGTACCTG GTCATTTTATTCAACATTGCCCCACAAATGGTGATGCTAGATATGATGTGAAAAGGATGAAACCCCCAACTGGTATTCCAAAATCAATGCTAATGCAAACTCCGGATGGCTCATATGCACTACCAAGTGGGGCTGGTGCTGTTTTGAAGCCAAATGA AGCTGCTTTTGAGAAGGAGATAGAGGGCCTACCTACCACACGTTCTGTTGGTGATCTTCCACCAGAGCTACGCTGCCCATTGTGCAAAGAAGTAATGAAGGATGCTGTTCTAACTAGTAAATGCTGCTTTAGGAGTTTCTGCGATAAAT GCATCAGGGATTACCTAATTAATAAGTCAATGTGTGTCTGTGGTGCCACAAGCATATTAGCCGATGATCTTCTCCCTAACAAAACTCTAAGAGAAACCATCAACCGCATATTAGAGGCACCACCAACTAGCAGTACGGAAAATGTGGGAAGCATGGTGCAAGTACAGG ACACGGAGTCAGCTCTACCTGTGCAACCTAAGCTTAGGTCTCCTGCTGTTTCTGCTGCTTCAAAGGAAGAGGCTAAAGCATCCACACCTGTAGAAGAGTCTCCAGATGCTGAGAGCCTCAATGGAGCAAAAGCTACAAATATCGATGCGAGTTCTTCAGATAAGAAAGCCACAACAGTTCCGGATATTGCTGAAGGGACGATGGATTCTAAGAAGGCGAAAGAAGATAAACCAGTGGAAACAACTCCAGTGGCAAAAGATTCTCAAGAAAAGTTTCCTGCAGGGGAACAAG cggtgaagaagaagaaaaagaagaagccaCGTGTTCCTGGAAATG CTGAGGAGCAAtggaaaaattttcaagattttggaGCTGAAAATTTTCCGGGAATGCCCTTGGGTCCAACTGGAGCATTCAACCCGTACTGGGGCGGAGGAATGCCATTGCCAATGGATTACATGGGTGCACCGTTTCCCGGTCCCATGCCCTACATGGGTTATCCACCAGGTCCATTTGACCCTTTTGGTGGGGGTGTTCTCCCACAAGATCCATTTATGCCCCCAGGATACATGATGCCAGGAGTTCCTAG GGATCTTTCTGAATTAGCTGTTAACACTATGGGACTAAACATGGGCCCGCCAGTTGTGAGCAGAGAAGAATTTGATCCCAGGAAACCTGAACATAGGAGGCGGCGTGAAATGGATCGGTTCAATGAAAG GGAAAGAGAGCGTGACCGTTCTCGAGAGCGGGAGCGGGGTCGTTCCCTGGATCGGGAGCGGGAGCGTGGTCGTTCcctggagagggagagggagagggagagggagcggGAGCGTGACCGTTCCTTGGAGAGGGAACGAGAGCGGGTGCGGGAGCAGGAGTGTTCCCGGGAGGGTGACCGTGAGCGGCAGCGAGCCAGGGACAGGGACTCCCGCAGAGAGGCCAGAGCATCACCAGGGGCCATTAATGATAGTACCTCGATGAGGCGGAAGGAT AGGTCGAGGTCCCAGCCGGACAGGTCGGAGCGCAGCCCCGACCGGCAGTCGCGTCGCTCCTCCAGCTCCGGCAAGAAGCGCTCCTCCTCCGACCGCTACGACGACGTCCAGCTCCCACCTCCCCCGCCGCCCGCGTCGCGGCACGAGGCCGAGCCCGCCAAGTCTAAGGCCAGCGTCTTCTCCCGCATCAGCTTCCCCGGAGACGGCGCCAACCCTTCGGACGCCAAGCGCAGCCGCAGGGCCTCCGACAAGCCCCCAGCgcactcctcttcctcctccaagAAGAGCGCCGCGGCAGAGGGCGGTGGTGACGCCCgcggccaccgccaccaccagcaGAACCACCGTGAGGGCGCGGCGGCAGAGGAAGAGAAGCGTAGGCCTGGTGGCGAGTACTACGGCGGCACGGACGAAGAGGAGGAGAGCGAGGAAGAGGAGCAGCACTTCAAGCGACGGCCGTCCTCGTCCTCCCGGCGTGAGCGCGAGCAGGAGGCGCAGGAAGAGCAGCCGCGGCACTCGCGACGGTCCAGGGACCACAAGCGCCGGTGA
- the LOC8059426 gene encoding E3 ubiquitin ligase PARAQUAT TOLERANCE 3 isoform X2 translates to MAVYYKFKSARDYDSIPIEGQFISVANLKERIFESKHLGRGTDFDLMISNAQTDEEYADEATMIPKNTSVLIRRIPGRPRKPIVTEPDESKAAEDGVEQVMPTASAFLGDSSMKYHEESEWDDEFGNELYVSDSVPSQPACQAVDDSENKVDEDSKIKALIDTSALDYSQIPDGYGSGRGYGRGMGGRMMPGRGFGRLERRTPPPGYVCHRCKVPGHFIQHCPTNGDARYDVKRMKPPTGIPKSMLMQTPDGSYALPSGAGAVLKPNEAAFEKEIEGLPTTRSVGDLPPELRCPLCKEVMKDAVLTSKCCFRSFCDKCIRDYLINKSMCVCGATSILADDLLPNKTLRETINRILEAPPTSSTENVGSMVQVQDTESALPVQPKLRSPAVSAASKEEAKASTPVEESPDAESLNGAKATNIDASSSDKKATTVPDIAEGTMDSKKAKEDKPVETTPVAKDSQEKFPAGEQAVKKKKKKKPRVPGNAEEQWKNFQDFGAENFPGMPLGPTGAFNPYWGGGMPLPMDYMGAPFPGPMPYMGYPPGPFDPFGGGVLPQDPFMPPGYMMPGVPRDLSELAVNTMGLNMGPPVVSREEFDPRKPEHRRRREMDRFNERERERDRSRERERGRSLDRERERGRSLERERERERERERDRSLERERERVREQECSREGDRERQRARDRDSRREARASPGAINDSTSMRRKDVCLFLSTCYNAMFCTVISSMVDIWIIAATSGTLDRAGRNPDGVLPASGDTEQERHSVEFLCLMFSAPGLLDPIPVRGLVCFRLQAAVTSGSIACPCDYCFPGFTGCHRYGGKMFSLFIMYLYLCLLWDWVCLFFPLCFPFFSIHVFCFLKDGALLYSFIHSFYLLYILLHFYNCLQWIGQLFKVKSTSGAQKPMLGHDKESDLKFSR, encoded by the exons ATGGCTGTGTATTACAAGTTCAAGAGTGCTAGAGACTATGACTCAATTCCGATCGAGGGGCAATTCATCTCTGTTGCCAACTTGAAGGAGCGGATTTTTGAGTCCAAGCATCTTGGCAGGGGCACAGATTTTGACCTTATGATCTCAAATGCTCAGACTGATGAAG AGTACGCTGATGAGGCCACTATGATACCAAAAAATACGTCAGTATTGATTCGGCGGATACCAGGACGGCCAAGGAAGCCTATTGTCACAGAACCTGACGA GTCAAAAGCTGCAGAAGATGGTGTAGAACAAGTCATGCCCACTGCAAGTGCTTTTCTTGGTGATTCATCTATGAAATAT CATGAAGAATCTGAGTGGGATGATGAGTTTGGCAACGAATTATATGTTTCTGATTCGGTTCCTTCGCAGCCTGCTTGCCAGGCGGTTGATGATTCTGAAAACAAAGTTGATGAGGATAGTAAAATAAAAGCACTTATTGATACATCCGCCCTTGACTATAG CCAAATCCCTGATGGTTATGGTTCTGGAAGAGGCTATGGTAGAGGGATGGGTGGCAGAATGATGCCTGGCCGTGGCTTTG GACGGCTGGAACGCAGGACACCTCCTCCAGGTTATGTTTGTCACAGATGTAAAGTACCTG GTCATTTTATTCAACATTGCCCCACAAATGGTGATGCTAGATATGATGTGAAAAGGATGAAACCCCCAACTGGTATTCCAAAATCAATGCTAATGCAAACTCCGGATGGCTCATATGCACTACCAAGTGGGGCTGGTGCTGTTTTGAAGCCAAATGA AGCTGCTTTTGAGAAGGAGATAGAGGGCCTACCTACCACACGTTCTGTTGGTGATCTTCCACCAGAGCTACGCTGCCCATTGTGCAAAGAAGTAATGAAGGATGCTGTTCTAACTAGTAAATGCTGCTTTAGGAGTTTCTGCGATAAAT GCATCAGGGATTACCTAATTAATAAGTCAATGTGTGTCTGTGGTGCCACAAGCATATTAGCCGATGATCTTCTCCCTAACAAAACTCTAAGAGAAACCATCAACCGCATATTAGAGGCACCACCAACTAGCAGTACGGAAAATGTGGGAAGCATGGTGCAAGTACAGG ACACGGAGTCAGCTCTACCTGTGCAACCTAAGCTTAGGTCTCCTGCTGTTTCTGCTGCTTCAAAGGAAGAGGCTAAAGCATCCACACCTGTAGAAGAGTCTCCAGATGCTGAGAGCCTCAATGGAGCAAAAGCTACAAATATCGATGCGAGTTCTTCAGATAAGAAAGCCACAACAGTTCCGGATATTGCTGAAGGGACGATGGATTCTAAGAAGGCGAAAGAAGATAAACCAGTGGAAACAACTCCAGTGGCAAAAGATTCTCAAGAAAAGTTTCCTGCAGGGGAACAAG cggtgaagaagaagaaaaagaagaagccaCGTGTTCCTGGAAATG CTGAGGAGCAAtggaaaaattttcaagattttggaGCTGAAAATTTTCCGGGAATGCCCTTGGGTCCAACTGGAGCATTCAACCCGTACTGGGGCGGAGGAATGCCATTGCCAATGGATTACATGGGTGCACCGTTTCCCGGTCCCATGCCCTACATGGGTTATCCACCAGGTCCATTTGACCCTTTTGGTGGGGGTGTTCTCCCACAAGATCCATTTATGCCCCCAGGATACATGATGCCAGGAGTTCCTAG GGATCTTTCTGAATTAGCTGTTAACACTATGGGACTAAACATGGGCCCGCCAGTTGTGAGCAGAGAAGAATTTGATCCCAGGAAACCTGAACATAGGAGGCGGCGTGAAATGGATCGGTTCAATGAAAG GGAAAGAGAGCGTGACCGTTCTCGAGAGCGGGAGCGGGGTCGTTCCCTGGATCGGGAGCGGGAGCGTGGTCGTTCcctggagagggagagggagagggagagggagcggGAGCGTGACCGTTCCTTGGAGAGGGAACGAGAGCGGGTGCGGGAGCAGGAGTGTTCCCGGGAGGGTGACCGTGAGCGGCAGCGAGCCAGGGACAGGGACTCCCGCAGAGAGGCCAGAGCATCACCAGGGGCCATTAATGATAGTACCTCGATGAGGCGGAAGGATGTATGTCTTTTCCTGTCAACCTGTTATAATGCCATGTTTTGTACTGTTATCAGTTCCATGGTAGACATATGGATCATCGCCGCCACCTCTGGGACACTAGACAGGGCAGGAAGAAATCCAGACGGAGTCCTGCCTGCTTCTGGTGATACAGAACAAGAGAGGCACTCTGTTGAATTCCTATGCCTTATGTTCTCAGCGCCTGGGCTGCTTGATCCGATTCCAGTAAGAGGTTTGGTTTGCTTTAGGTTACAAGCAGCAGTCACCAGCGGGAGCATTGCCTGCCCTTGTGATTATTGCTTTCCTGGGTTTACAGGATGTCATCGCTATGGCGGAAAGATGTTTAGTTTGTTTATTATGTATTTATATTTATGCTTACTTTGGGATTGGGTTTGTCTTTTTTTCCCCTTGTGTTTTCCTTTCTTTTCCATTCATGTCTTTTGCTTTCTGAAAGATGGCGCTTTGCTTTATTCTTTCATTCATAGCTTTTATTTGTTATATATACTTTTACATTTCTATAATTGCTTGCAGTGGATAGGACAACTTTTTAAGGTAAAAAGTACTAGTGGAGCCCAAAAACCAATGTTAGGCCACGATAAAGAGAGCGATCTCAAATTTTCACGATGA
- the LOC8059426 gene encoding E3 ubiquitin ligase PARAQUAT TOLERANCE 3 isoform X1, protein MAVYYKFKSARDYDSIPIEGQFISVANLKERIFESKHLGRGTDFDLMISNAQTDEEYADEATMIPKNTSVLIRRIPGRPRKPIVTEPDESKAAEDGVEQVMPTASAFLGDSSMKYHEESEWDDEFGNELYVSDSVPSQPACQAVDDSENKVDEDSKIKALIDTSALDYSQIPDGYGSGRGYGRGMGGRMMPGRGFGRLERRTPPPGYVCHRCKVPGHFIQHCPTNGDARYDVKRMKPPTGIPKSMLMQTPDGSYALPSGAGAVLKPNEAAFEKEIEGLPTTRSVGDLPPELRCPLCKEVMKDAVLTSKCCFRSFCDKCIRDYLINKSMCVCGATSILADDLLPNKTLRETINRILEAPPTSSTENVGSMVQVQDTESALPVQPKLRSPAVSAASKEEAKASTPVEESPDAESLNGAKATNIDASSSDKKATTVPDIAEGTMDSKKAKEDKPVETTPVAKDSQEKFPAGEQASAVKKKKKKKPRVPGNAEEQWKNFQDFGAENFPGMPLGPTGAFNPYWGGGMPLPMDYMGAPFPGPMPYMGYPPGPFDPFGGGVLPQDPFMPPGYMMPGVPRDLSELAVNTMGLNMGPPVVSREEFDPRKPEHRRRREMDRFNERERERDRSRERERGRSLDRERERGRSLERERERERERERDRSLERERERVREQECSREGDRERQRARDRDSRREARASPGAINDSTSMRRKDVCLFLSTCYNAMFCTVISSMVDIWIIAATSGTLDRAGRNPDGVLPASGDTEQERHSVEFLCLMFSAPGLLDPIPVRGLVCFRLQAAVTSGSIACPCDYCFPGFTGCHRYGGKMFSLFIMYLYLCLLWDWVCLFFPLCFPFFSIHVFCFLKDGALLYSFIHSFYLLYILLHFYNCLQWIGQLFKVKSTSGAQKPMLGHDKESDLKFSR, encoded by the exons ATGGCTGTGTATTACAAGTTCAAGAGTGCTAGAGACTATGACTCAATTCCGATCGAGGGGCAATTCATCTCTGTTGCCAACTTGAAGGAGCGGATTTTTGAGTCCAAGCATCTTGGCAGGGGCACAGATTTTGACCTTATGATCTCAAATGCTCAGACTGATGAAG AGTACGCTGATGAGGCCACTATGATACCAAAAAATACGTCAGTATTGATTCGGCGGATACCAGGACGGCCAAGGAAGCCTATTGTCACAGAACCTGACGA GTCAAAAGCTGCAGAAGATGGTGTAGAACAAGTCATGCCCACTGCAAGTGCTTTTCTTGGTGATTCATCTATGAAATAT CATGAAGAATCTGAGTGGGATGATGAGTTTGGCAACGAATTATATGTTTCTGATTCGGTTCCTTCGCAGCCTGCTTGCCAGGCGGTTGATGATTCTGAAAACAAAGTTGATGAGGATAGTAAAATAAAAGCACTTATTGATACATCCGCCCTTGACTATAG CCAAATCCCTGATGGTTATGGTTCTGGAAGAGGCTATGGTAGAGGGATGGGTGGCAGAATGATGCCTGGCCGTGGCTTTG GACGGCTGGAACGCAGGACACCTCCTCCAGGTTATGTTTGTCACAGATGTAAAGTACCTG GTCATTTTATTCAACATTGCCCCACAAATGGTGATGCTAGATATGATGTGAAAAGGATGAAACCCCCAACTGGTATTCCAAAATCAATGCTAATGCAAACTCCGGATGGCTCATATGCACTACCAAGTGGGGCTGGTGCTGTTTTGAAGCCAAATGA AGCTGCTTTTGAGAAGGAGATAGAGGGCCTACCTACCACACGTTCTGTTGGTGATCTTCCACCAGAGCTACGCTGCCCATTGTGCAAAGAAGTAATGAAGGATGCTGTTCTAACTAGTAAATGCTGCTTTAGGAGTTTCTGCGATAAAT GCATCAGGGATTACCTAATTAATAAGTCAATGTGTGTCTGTGGTGCCACAAGCATATTAGCCGATGATCTTCTCCCTAACAAAACTCTAAGAGAAACCATCAACCGCATATTAGAGGCACCACCAACTAGCAGTACGGAAAATGTGGGAAGCATGGTGCAAGTACAGG ACACGGAGTCAGCTCTACCTGTGCAACCTAAGCTTAGGTCTCCTGCTGTTTCTGCTGCTTCAAAGGAAGAGGCTAAAGCATCCACACCTGTAGAAGAGTCTCCAGATGCTGAGAGCCTCAATGGAGCAAAAGCTACAAATATCGATGCGAGTTCTTCAGATAAGAAAGCCACAACAGTTCCGGATATTGCTGAAGGGACGATGGATTCTAAGAAGGCGAAAGAAGATAAACCAGTGGAAACAACTCCAGTGGCAAAAGATTCTCAAGAAAAGTTTCCTGCAGGGGAACAAG cttcagcggtgaagaagaagaaaaagaagaagccaCGTGTTCCTGGAAATG CTGAGGAGCAAtggaaaaattttcaagattttggaGCTGAAAATTTTCCGGGAATGCCCTTGGGTCCAACTGGAGCATTCAACCCGTACTGGGGCGGAGGAATGCCATTGCCAATGGATTACATGGGTGCACCGTTTCCCGGTCCCATGCCCTACATGGGTTATCCACCAGGTCCATTTGACCCTTTTGGTGGGGGTGTTCTCCCACAAGATCCATTTATGCCCCCAGGATACATGATGCCAGGAGTTCCTAG GGATCTTTCTGAATTAGCTGTTAACACTATGGGACTAAACATGGGCCCGCCAGTTGTGAGCAGAGAAGAATTTGATCCCAGGAAACCTGAACATAGGAGGCGGCGTGAAATGGATCGGTTCAATGAAAG GGAAAGAGAGCGTGACCGTTCTCGAGAGCGGGAGCGGGGTCGTTCCCTGGATCGGGAGCGGGAGCGTGGTCGTTCcctggagagggagagggagagggagagggagcggGAGCGTGACCGTTCCTTGGAGAGGGAACGAGAGCGGGTGCGGGAGCAGGAGTGTTCCCGGGAGGGTGACCGTGAGCGGCAGCGAGCCAGGGACAGGGACTCCCGCAGAGAGGCCAGAGCATCACCAGGGGCCATTAATGATAGTACCTCGATGAGGCGGAAGGATGTATGTCTTTTCCTGTCAACCTGTTATAATGCCATGTTTTGTACTGTTATCAGTTCCATGGTAGACATATGGATCATCGCCGCCACCTCTGGGACACTAGACAGGGCAGGAAGAAATCCAGACGGAGTCCTGCCTGCTTCTGGTGATACAGAACAAGAGAGGCACTCTGTTGAATTCCTATGCCTTATGTTCTCAGCGCCTGGGCTGCTTGATCCGATTCCAGTAAGAGGTTTGGTTTGCTTTAGGTTACAAGCAGCAGTCACCAGCGGGAGCATTGCCTGCCCTTGTGATTATTGCTTTCCTGGGTTTACAGGATGTCATCGCTATGGCGGAAAGATGTTTAGTTTGTTTATTATGTATTTATATTTATGCTTACTTTGGGATTGGGTTTGTCTTTTTTTCCCCTTGTGTTTTCCTTTCTTTTCCATTCATGTCTTTTGCTTTCTGAAAGATGGCGCTTTGCTTTATTCTTTCATTCATAGCTTTTATTTGTTATATATACTTTTACATTTCTATAATTGCTTGCAGTGGATAGGACAACTTTTTAAGGTAAAAAGTACTAGTGGAGCCCAAAAACCAATGTTAGGCCACGATAAAGAGAGCGATCTCAAATTTTCACGATGA